CCGCGACGACGGCGGCCGCGCGCCGGTGTGCCCCGGCGGTCGCGCGGGCGGCGTATTTCGAGAGATCCAGGCCCAGGCCCAGCGCGTCGTCGCGCGCGTCGAGACATGAGGCGAGGTATTGGCCGGTGCCGCACCCGGCGTCGACGAGGAGCGGGTGCGCCGACGTCGCCGGCAAGCCGTCGGCGACGGTCCGTGCGACGGCGTCGCGCAGCGCGCGATACGGCGGCGAGTCGAGCGCGTCGCGGCGGGCGGCGATCATCGCCGCGGTATCCGACGACAAGCCGCCGCCACCGCCGCCGCGCAGCAGTGAAACGTAGCCCTGACGGGCGATGTCGAACCGGTGCCCGGACGGGCATCCCAGTGTGGTGGGGAGCGCCCGGTGCAGCGGCGAACCGCAGACCGGGCAGCGCAGGGCGCCCAGAACCGGACCGAGCGCGCCGCCCCGGACTCCCCCTGCGGGTGCTGGCGTCAGCCGGCGACCCCGCGCAGTTCTTCGCCGAGCGCGGCGGCCTCTTCGGCCGTCAGCTCTACCACGAGGCGTCCGCCACCCTCGATCGGGATGCGCACCACGATCCCGCGGCCCTCCTTGGCTGCTTCCATCGGGCCATCTCCGGTGCGTGGCTTCATAGCCGCCATCGTTGCAACTCCCTCCGAGTTTTCGATTCGCTCTATCATAGCTGGTCACCGCTGTGGACACCGCCTCGGCCCGGTGGGGACCCCCGACGACGGCGCGGCTAGTGCCCGCCCTCGCGCCCGCCTTG
This genomic interval from Gordonia sp. X0973 contains the following:
- a CDS encoding DUF3117 domain-containing protein, translated to MAAMKPRTGDGPMEAAKEGRGIVVRIPIEGGGRLVVELTAEEAAALGEELRGVAG